In Nostoc sp. UHCC 0926, a single genomic region encodes these proteins:
- a CDS encoding M16 family metallopeptidase encodes MLVGFFLSLLLSIVPLSGNFTNAATPTAAAPVSALSFTQGVQKTVLDNGLTVLTKEVHTAPVVSVQVWYKVGSRNEVKGENGISHQLEHLMFKGTTDRPVQFGRLFSALGSQFNAFTSYDETAYFGTVQRDKLEALLTLEADRMENSLVGTEQLASEKRVVISELQGYENSPGYRLDRAVMRDAFPSRAYGLPVGGTKADVQKFTVEQVRNYYQTYYSPENATLVITGDFATEPVLKVVKETYGKLPKRAKTAVAKNSAQVTASTSVAKKAAIVLKQPGSAALLQAVYPLPDIKHPDVPAIDVMDSILTGGRSSRLYQALVESGLASSVSGGAAELIEPGWYQIDATAAAGQELGKIAQVLEESLAKLQQQPVTTEELNRAKTQLQASLVLSNQDITSQASQLGYNQTVAGDYRYIEKYLAAIAKVTPAEVQQAAKTYLNPAKQTIGFFEPTQPDGKPGTSGAASGRTVENFSPGKPVDPAELAKYLPPATSATDSGKQSLPEEFTLNNGLRVLLLSDRNLPTINLSGQIDAGTEFDGNQKAGLANLTATNLMNGTQTKNALTLAKTLEDRGADLNFAASREGVSVSGEGLSANLPILIQTLADVLENATFPADQLELSRQRALISLKVQLDDPRGLGRQVFQQAIYPENHPFHSFPTAESLKSVTRDDLLGFYQTHYRPDTTTIALVGDFDPVKVKALLNQAFGKWQATGKLPVLKIASVSLPQTLTRLNKLIPGKTEAVTYIGYNGIARKDPRYYAALVLNQILGGDTLSSRLGTEVRDRQGLTYGIYSGFAAGINPGPFLIQMQTAPGDTQKAIASTLALLKQLREQGVTEAEFNTAKRSITNSYPVDLANPSDVSSIILSNAVLGLSRAEIREFPQQIQAVTMAQMQQAIEDLIKPENLVIVTAGPGDTVPKIGS; translated from the coding sequence ATGCTTGTAGGGTTTTTCCTCAGCCTGCTCCTAAGTATTGTGCCGCTTTCGGGCAATTTCACCAATGCTGCAACACCAACAGCAGCCGCACCTGTATCTGCTCTCTCATTCACCCAAGGGGTACAAAAAACGGTATTGGACAACGGCTTGACGGTGCTAACCAAAGAAGTCCATACCGCTCCAGTGGTGAGTGTGCAAGTCTGGTATAAAGTTGGTTCACGTAACGAGGTTAAGGGAGAAAATGGTATTTCTCACCAGCTAGAACATTTGATGTTCAAGGGTACAACTGACCGTCCAGTGCAGTTTGGAAGGTTGTTTAGTGCCTTGGGTAGCCAGTTTAATGCCTTTACTAGTTATGACGAAACAGCTTACTTTGGCACAGTGCAACGAGACAAACTCGAAGCATTGTTGACACTAGAAGCCGATCGCATGGAAAACTCTTTAGTTGGGACTGAACAACTCGCAAGTGAAAAGCGGGTGGTGATCTCCGAGTTACAGGGGTACGAAAATTCACCAGGCTATCGTCTGGATCGGGCAGTGATGCGAGATGCTTTCCCTAGCAGAGCCTATGGCTTACCTGTGGGAGGCACAAAAGCTGATGTACAGAAATTCACGGTGGAGCAGGTGCGGAATTATTACCAAACCTACTACAGCCCAGAAAATGCCACGTTGGTAATTACAGGGGATTTTGCCACAGAACCTGTACTGAAAGTTGTTAAAGAAACTTATGGGAAGTTGCCAAAACGAGCCAAGACGGCTGTGGCTAAAAATTCCGCCCAGGTGACTGCTTCAACCTCTGTTGCTAAAAAAGCGGCGATTGTCCTCAAGCAGCCTGGAAGTGCGGCACTACTGCAAGCGGTGTATCCGTTACCAGATATCAAGCATCCTGATGTGCCGGCAATTGATGTTATGGATTCCATTCTCACAGGCGGACGTAGCTCTCGGCTTTACCAAGCGTTGGTGGAATCTGGACTTGCTAGTTCAGTGAGTGGCGGTGCTGCCGAACTCATCGAACCAGGTTGGTATCAAATTGATGCTACGGCGGCAGCCGGTCAAGAGTTAGGGAAAATTGCCCAGGTGCTTGAGGAATCTTTAGCAAAATTACAACAGCAGCCAGTCACTACAGAAGAATTGAACCGAGCGAAAACGCAACTGCAAGCTTCCTTAGTCTTGAGTAACCAAGACATCACTAGTCAAGCTAGCCAACTGGGATATAACCAAACTGTGGCCGGCGATTATCGTTATATTGAAAAGTATCTCGCTGCGATCGCTAAAGTCACCCCAGCCGAGGTGCAGCAAGCAGCAAAAACTTACCTAAATCCGGCTAAACAAACCATCGGCTTCTTTGAGCCAACTCAACCAGATGGTAAACCAGGGACTTCTGGTGCTGCTTCTGGTCGCACAGTGGAAAATTTCAGCCCCGGTAAGCCTGTAGATCCAGCAGAACTGGCCAAATATCTCCCACCTGCCACATCAGCTACAGATTCGGGCAAACAATCACTACCAGAAGAGTTTACCTTGAATAATGGTTTGCGGGTTCTGCTGTTAAGCGATCGCAACCTCCCCACCATTAACCTGAGTGGACAAATTGACGCCGGCACTGAATTTGACGGCAATCAAAAAGCTGGATTAGCGAATCTGACTGCGACTAACTTAATGAATGGGACGCAGACTAAAAACGCTCTTACCCTAGCAAAAACCTTAGAAGACCGGGGAGCCGATTTGAACTTCGCTGCCAGCCGCGAGGGAGTTAGCGTCAGCGGTGAGGGACTTTCAGCGAACCTGCCGATATTGATTCAAACTCTGGCAGATGTGTTGGAAAACGCTACTTTCCCAGCCGACCAGTTAGAACTGAGTCGCCAGCGGGCGTTGATAAGTCTCAAAGTCCAGCTAGATGACCCCAGAGGACTGGGACGACAAGTATTTCAGCAAGCAATTTACCCAGAAAATCATCCATTCCATAGCTTTCCCACGGCCGAGAGCTTAAAGAGCGTTACTCGTGATGATTTGCTTGGCTTCTACCAGACACACTACCGACCAGATACCACAACGATCGCTTTAGTAGGAGACTTTGATCCAGTTAAGGTAAAAGCTTTGCTGAATCAGGCGTTTGGCAAATGGCAAGCCACAGGTAAGCTACCTGTTCTTAAAATAGCGTCCGTATCATTACCGCAAACTTTAACACGTCTAAATAAACTAATTCCCGGTAAGACAGAGGCTGTTACTTACATCGGCTACAACGGCATCGCTCGGAAAGACCCACGTTATTATGCGGCACTGGTGCTAAATCAAATTTTGGGTGGTGATACCTTATCGAGCCGCTTGGGTACGGAAGTGCGCGATCGCCAAGGTCTAACCTACGGTATCTATAGTGGTTTTGCCGCCGGAATCAATCCTGGGCCGTTCTTAATTCAGATGCAGACTGCTCCTGGAGATACCCAAAAAGCGATCGCCAGTACTCTGGCTTTACTCAAACAGTTGCGCGAACAAGGAGTAACTGAGGCTGAATTTAACACGGCAAAACGCTCAATTACTAATAGTTACCCCGTGGATTTAGCTAATCCCAGTGATGTATCAAGCATCATTTTGAGTAATGCTGTCTTGGGACTTTCACGAGCAGAAATCCGAGAGTTTCCCCAGCAGATTCAAGCAGTCACTATGGCTCAGATGCAACAGGCAATTGAGGATTTAATTAAGCCAGAAAATCTGGTAATTGTCACCGCCGGGCCTGGAGATACTGTACCTAAGATTGGATCGTAA
- the glyA gene encoding serine hydroxymethyltransferase: MTRTNSDFLTSSDPAIAELINDELQRQRDHLELIASENFTSAAVLAAQGSVLTNKYAEGLPGKRYYGGCEFIDKIEQLAINRAKQIFGAAHANVQPHSGAQANFAVFLSLLEPGDKIMGMDLSHGGHLTHGSPVNVSGKWFQVSHYGVSQQTEQLDYDQIRELALRERPKLLICGYSAYPRVIDFEKFRSIADEIGAYLLADIAHIAGLVASGLHPDPIPHCHVVTTTTHKTLRGPRGGLILTNDAELGKKLDKSVFPGSQGGPLEHVIAGKAVAFGEALKPEFKTYSAQVIKNARALAEQLQNRGLKIVSNGTDNHLMLMDLRSIGMTGKQADQLVSTVNITANKNTVPFDPQSPFVTSGLRLGSPAMTTRGLGVAEFTEIGNIISDRLLSPDSEVVTQDCRQRVAALCDRFPLYPHLEIPVPALA; this comes from the coding sequence GTGACTAGGACTAATTCAGACTTTCTTACCTCCTCTGATCCAGCGATCGCGGAGTTAATCAACGACGAACTACAGCGTCAGCGAGACCACTTGGAGTTGATTGCTAGTGAAAACTTTACCTCCGCTGCTGTACTGGCGGCTCAAGGTTCGGTACTGACAAATAAATATGCCGAGGGATTACCTGGTAAACGCTACTATGGCGGTTGTGAGTTTATCGACAAAATCGAGCAACTGGCGATCAATCGGGCTAAACAGATATTTGGTGCTGCTCACGCGAATGTACAACCTCATTCTGGCGCCCAAGCTAATTTTGCAGTGTTCCTATCCCTGCTGGAACCAGGCGACAAAATTATGGGGATGGATTTGTCTCATGGGGGACATCTCACCCACGGTTCACCTGTAAATGTCTCAGGTAAGTGGTTCCAAGTTAGCCACTACGGTGTCAGCCAACAAACAGAACAACTTGACTACGACCAAATTCGGGAGCTGGCGCTGAGGGAGCGTCCTAAGCTGCTGATTTGTGGTTATTCGGCTTATCCCCGTGTAATTGATTTTGAAAAGTTCCGCAGCATTGCTGATGAAATCGGCGCTTACTTACTGGCGGATATTGCCCATATCGCTGGTTTGGTTGCTAGTGGTCTTCATCCTGATCCCATTCCTCATTGTCACGTAGTAACAACAACTACACATAAGACTCTACGCGGCCCTAGAGGTGGCTTAATCTTGACCAACGACGCAGAACTAGGTAAAAAGCTAGATAAATCTGTTTTTCCTGGTAGCCAGGGCGGGCCATTGGAACACGTCATTGCTGGTAAGGCAGTAGCTTTTGGAGAAGCCCTGAAGCCTGAGTTTAAAACCTATTCTGCCCAAGTGATTAAAAATGCTCGTGCTTTGGCAGAACAACTGCAAAACCGGGGTTTAAAGATTGTGTCCAATGGCACTGACAATCATTTAATGCTCATGGATTTACGTTCTATTGGCATGACGGGTAAGCAGGCGGATCAGCTGGTCAGTACTGTGAATATTACTGCTAATAAAAATACTGTTCCCTTTGATCCGCAATCGCCATTTGTTACCAGTGGTCTAAGATTAGGTTCGCCGGCAATGACCACAAGGGGCTTGGGAGTAGCAGAATTTACCGAGATTGGAAATATTATTAGCGATCGCCTGCTTTCTCCAGATTCCGAGGTAGTAACCCAAGATTGTCGGCAACGGGTAGCAGCATTGTGCG
- a CDS encoding type II toxin-antitoxin system VapC family toxin produces MTRVLCLDTSVWIPYLVPEVYQPQSRKLVAEALSLSIPLVAPAFAWTEVGSVLRKKTRMGVITTEEALGFFEDFCELPIDYIEEEAIRTRSWEIAEQYGLSTLYDAAFLACAENASAEFWTADAALVRQLTPRLAYLREIGEI; encoded by the coding sequence GTGACTAGAGTTTTGTGTTTAGATACCAGCGTTTGGATTCCTTATCTTGTACCAGAAGTTTATCAACCCCAGTCCAGAAAACTAGTAGCAGAAGCCTTAAGTCTGAGTATACCCTTAGTGGCTCCAGCTTTTGCTTGGACAGAAGTAGGCTCTGTGCTAAGAAAAAAAACCCGCATGGGAGTAATTACAACAGAGGAAGCACTAGGTTTTTTTGAAGACTTCTGCGAACTGCCTATTGATTACATTGAAGAAGAGGCAATTCGGACAAGAAGTTGGGAAATTGCAGAGCAATATGGATTATCTACCCTTTATGATGCGGCATTTCTTGCTTGCGCTGAGAATGCGTCTGCGGAGTTTTGGACGGCTGATGCTGCATTGGTTAGGCAACTCACACCCCGACTTGCTTATCTCCGAGAAATAGGGGAAATATAG
- a CDS encoding YlcI/YnfO family protein: protein MEREALTIRFPANLLVKAKKIKESSESLNDLVVEALEREVSRRRGWAAHQRIIARSETVKAKTGIQPASTDVIRSLREDERRRD from the coding sequence ATGGAACGCGAAGCCCTAACAATTCGGTTTCCGGCTAATTTACTTGTCAAAGCTAAGAAAATTAAAGAGAGTAGCGAATCCCTGAATGATTTAGTAGTTGAGGCTTTGGAACGTGAGGTGAGCCGCCGCAGGGGATGGGCTGCCCATCAACGGATAATTGCCCGCAGCGAAACCGTTAAAGCTAAAACAGGAATACAACCAGCCTCTACAGATGTGATTCGCAGCCTCAGAGAGGACGAAAGGCGACGTGACTAG
- a CDS encoding GNAT family N-acetyltransferase has translation MIVSLQPYCLTFTLARSHQGKGYATEAVTMLLDYLFIEHNLHRLLANCDRANINSFC, from the coding sequence ATAATTGTTTCTCTCCAGCCTTATTGCTTAACCTTTACCTTGGCGCGATCGCACCAAGGTAAAGGTTACGCAACTGAAGCTGTAACGATGTTGCTCGACTATTTATTTATAGAACACAATCTGCATCGTCTACTTGCAAACTGCGATCGAGCAAACATAAATAGCTTCTGCTAA